The following are from one region of the Osmia bicornis bicornis chromosome 8, iOsmBic2.1, whole genome shotgun sequence genome:
- the LOC114881668 gene encoding uncharacterized protein LOC114881668 translates to MSLDPHVSILQAEVFAIWACAKLCLERNYRDKHIYICSDSKAALGSIRATIVRSMLVQDCTDMLERLANNNNRVNLIWVPGHAGIPGNEKANMLAREGARRPSPDTAYRIGVDRGTAKEMVREWACTQTHLTWSSTQGMRHTKAMFKGPSSRLGKTVSRLDRNQLRLLVGLITGHWYTRKHLMHLGIGSEPRCPRCGEEDETPIHLIWRCRGLEALRRSCFGAAILDDARIEDIGVGRLLGFAKEAGLHNTPQS, encoded by the coding sequence ATGTCCCTGGACCCGCACGTATCCATCCTTCAAGCGGAAGTGTTTGCCATATGGGCATGTGCCAAGCTGTGCTTGGAACGGAACTATAGGGACAAGCACATCTACATCTGTAGTGACAGTAAGGCTGCGCTTGGATCCATACGTGCTACGATAGTGCGATCCATGCTGGTACAAGACTGCACGGACATGTTGGAACGGCTGGCTAATAACAACAACCGCGTCAACCTGATCTGGGTACCTGGACATGCAGGTATCCCGGGAAACGAGAAGGCGAATATGCTGGCAAGGGAAGGAGCTAGAAGGCCCAGCCCAGACACAGCATACCGCATAGGTGTCGATAGAGGGACGGCAAAGGAGATGGTGAGGGAGTGGGCGTGTACCCAAACCCACCTGACCTGGAGCAGTACTCAAGGAATGAGACACACTAAGGCCATGTTCAAAGGGCCATCGTCAAGGCTAGGCAAGACTGTGAGTCGCCTAGACAGAAACCAATTGCGTTTGCTCGTGGGGCTCATTACTGGGCACTGGTATACGAGGAAACACTTGATGCACCTAGGAATCGGCAGCGAACCAAGGTGCCCCAGATGTGGAGAGGAGGATGAGACTCCTATCCACCTGATATGGCGTTGCAGAGGACTGGAGGCCCTAAGGCGATCATGTTTTGGGGCTGCCATCCTTGACGACGCACGTATAGAGGACATTGGAGTGGGAAGGCTTCTGGGCTTTGCCAAAGAGGCCGGCCTACACAATACACCTCAATCTTAG